TGTAAATTGATAACGGTTTTATCCGCCAAGAATTACAATGCACATGCAGTTCACTCTTGAAGTTTAGAGGTGGTAAGTTTATCTTTTCGTATTAGGAAGCTCACAGCCTAAGACCTCCCTCTCTGAGAATCGTAAAAAATAACTCATGTCCTCATCATTACTTTTACAAAATATATTGTCGAAACTTGTTGTTTTTTATTATATGGGGTATTTTAAAAAAAAGCAACAGTTTTATTGTTTCTGACAAAAAACATACGGAGCAAACAACTCTCCCTATAATGCTCCTCGTAACTCTTGTAACTCTTCATCGGTAAGATAGCGCCACTTTCCAACCTCAAGCTCACCTAATTTTATATTCATAATTCGAACGCGCTTTAGTTTTGTTACTGTATAACCAAAAGCACGGCTCATTCTCCGAATTTGTCGATTCATTCCTTGTGTTAAAACGATGCGAAATGTAGAGTCATCTACTCGCGTTACTTTACAAGGCTTTGTCATTCCATCTTTAATTTTCACACCGCAACTCATGCCATGAATAAACCCATCCGTAAACGACTTATCAACAGTTACGACATATTCTTTCTCATGTCCATGATCTCCATGTAAAATTTGATTGGCAATCTTCCCATCGTTTGTTAGTAAAATTAATCCTTCTGATGCTTTATCTAAACGGCCAACTGGAAAGATTCTTTCGGGATAGTTGATATAAGCAATAATATTCCCTTCGATATGTTTCGCAGCTGTGCAAGTGATGCCAACTGGTTTATGGAAAGCTATATATACTTTTTCTTTTTCTTCTTTTTCAATAACTTTCCCATCAACCGTGACAACATCATCGGGTTTTACAAGTACACCATGCGTACAAACTTTATCATTCATTGCAACGCGCCCAGCTTTAATAAGACGATCTGTTTCTCGCCTTGAACAAGAGAGGGCTTCACTTATAAATTGATTAATTTTCATTGTCTATTCCTTTTTCTTATAGATTGTCCAAAAAGAAAAAGCATCAATCTCAAAGCATAGTATGATGCCGAGATTGACACTTCTTTACTTTGCAAAAACCATTAAATAAATAACCCCAATCACCAAAAATATGCCGCAACATGCTAACAATACTTTTGCAAGTTTGTCCATAAACATAACGGTTTACCCCTTTATTTGGCTTTTTGCTATTTTAATTCGACAACTGTAACGCCAAGGCCTCCCTCGCCCATATCACCGTAGCGGAAACTTTTCACACCGCGATGGTTCTTCAAGTAGTCTTGTACACCTTGTCGAAGCGCTCCTGTTCCTTTACCGTGAATGATTGATACACGTGGATAGTTAGCGAGCTGTGCATCATCTAAGTACTTTTCAACACGCATCATCGCATTTTCAAAACGTTCACCGCGAAGATCCAGTTCTAAAGAAACATGGTAGTCCCGTCCTTTTACTGTTGCAACTGCTTTTTTCTCAAGCTGCTTTGGTGTATTAATATATTCCATATCAGATTCTTTTACTTTCATCTTCAGAATCCCAATTTGAACGTTCCACTCACTATCACTTACTTTTTTTAGAAGTTGACCTTTTTGGCCAAACGTTAATACTTTTACTTCATCGCCTGGTCTTAACTGTTGTTTTGGCGCTGTATTTTTCACTTTTACTTTTTGCTTTTTCACAAGCTCAGGCGCTGCCCCTTCTAGGCGACTTTTCGCTTCAATCAATTCATGATCTTTCACATTGGCAAGCTGCGCTTTACGCAATTGACGAAGTTCACGAATAATCGCTTCTGCTTCTTTCTTCGCAGCTTCGACCTTTTCTTCCCCTTCTTTTTGCGCTTTTAATAATCGTTCATCACGTTCTTCGTTAAATTCAATAATTTGACGTTGCAATTCGCGATGAAGCTTTTCAGACTGCTTACGAAGCTCTTCTGCTTCTTTCCAATCACGTTCTGCATTCTTTTGGCTTTCTTCTAATTTCGCAATCATATTTTCAATCTTATTTGTATCTGTACTAATATGATTGCGAGCACGATTAATTACGCGTTCAGATAATCCAAGGCGCTTCGAAATTTCAAAAGCATTACTACGTCCTGGTACACCAATTAATAATTTGTAAGTTGGACTCAATGTATTCACATCAAATTCCACACTTGCGTTAATCACTTGATTACGATTATATCCATATGCTTTCAATTCTGGATAGTGCGTTGTTGCAACAACGCGTGCACCGCGATTATGTACTTCATCTAAGATAGAAATGGCAAGAGCTGCCCCTTCTTGCGGGTCTGTTCCAGCACCTAATTCATCAAATAGCACTAAGCTTTCAAAGTCAGCTTTCTCTAAAATATCGACAATATTAACCATATGGGAAGAGAATGTACTTAAACTTTGTTCAATGGATTGCTCGTCACCGATATCAGCAAAAATATTTTTAAATACGCATATTTCCGATTCCTCTTGTACGGGAATATGAAGACCAGACTGTGCCATTAATACGCATATTCCAACCGTCTTTAACGTAACGGTTTTCCCCCCTGTGTTCGGACCTGTAATGACAATTGTTGTAAAGTCTTTACCAAGCACAATATCGTTTGGCACAATCACTTTTGGATCGATAAGCGGATGACGTGCTTGGCGTAACTCCATATAACGCTCATTATTGACAATCGGTTTTGTCGCTTTCATTCGTTTCGCATACAAAGCTTTCGCAAAGATAAAATCAAGATTCGCAATCACTTCGACATTTGCTAGTACGATATCAGCTTCTGCTGCTACTTCTTCCGTAAGCATCATTAAAATACGTTCTACTTCTTGTTTCTCTTTCACACGTGCTTCTTGCAGGGCGTTATTCAGTTCCACGATGACTTGCGGTTCAATAAATAACGTTTGTCCTGATGCAGATTGGTCATGAACAATGCCACCATATACGCCACGATATTCCTGCTTAACCGGAATTACATAGCGATCGTTACGAATCGTTACAATGGCATCTGATAACATCTTTTGCGCATTTGAAGAGCGCGTCATATTTTCGAGCTTCTCACGAATGCGACTTTCCGCTGTACGAATTTGATTGCGAATACCACGCAATTTATCGCTGGCGCTATCGAGTACTTCGCCGCCATCTCCAATACAGCCTGTAATTTTCTTTTCTAAATCATATAAAGAGACAATTTGCGCAACATGAGTTTCTAAAATCGGAAGCTGAGCGCCATTATCAACTATATCTTCAATGAATCGTTTCATTTGACGGCTGCCATACATCGTACTTGCGATATCCAGTAATTCATGCGGGCTCAGCATACTTCCTATTTTTGCACGCTTTACATTCGATCGAATGTCAAAAATCCCGCCGAGTGGTGCATGTCCTTTTAAACGGATCACTTTCGCCGCCTCATCAGTTGTATCTTGCATTTCCACAATTTCTTCAAAATCTGTGCTTGGCATAAGGCGCTTTACTTTATCTCGGCCAAGCGAAGAAGCTGTATGCTCAAGTAACTGTTCTTTTACTTTGTCATATTCTAATACACGCAACGTTCGTTCTAACATAAGTTGCCTGTCCCCCTTGTGTTACTTATTACGTTTAATAAAATCTAATAAACGTTCAATATCCCATGTGTTAATCACAGTATCTTTTTGAATCCAACCTTTGCGCGCTACCGCTACACCTGTTTCCATATCCTCTAACATCTCAAGTGTATGAGCATCTGTATTAATTGCGATTTTCACACCAGCATCTTGTGCCTGTTTTAATAATTTCGCACTTAAATCTAGACGGTTCGGATTTGCATTTAATTCTAAAACAGTATTTGTTTCTTTTGCGAGCTCAATTAATAAATCTGTATCTACATCATAGCCCTCACGGCGTCCAAGAAGACGTCCTGTTGGATGAGCAATCATTGTTACATGCTTATTTTCAATTGCGGTGCGCAAACGTTTCATAATTGTTTCACGATCTTGTGAGAAACTGGAATGAATCGCACCAATTACATAATCAAGCTCCGCTAATACCTCATCATCAAAATCTAATGTCGCATCTGGCAGTATGTCCATTTCAATCCCACGTAAAATTGTGATATCTGGGTATTTCGCATTGATGCGCTCAATTTCTTTTGCTTGTTCACGAAGTCGCTCTTTCGTTAAGCCATTCGCTACTTTCAAATATTGAGAGTGATCCGTAATTGCCATAAATTTATACCCACGCGCGCGGCATGCTTGTACCATCTCTTCAATGGAAAAAGCACCATCACTCCATGTTGTATGCATATGGAGATCACCTTGTATATCAGAGAACTGAATTAAGTTTGGATATTCCTTAATGAGTTCAATCTCTTTTCCATCCTCGCGCACTTCTGGCGGAATAAACGGAAGGTTGAAATGAGCAAAAAACTCTTCTTCTGTTTCGAATGTTTTCACTTCACCTGTCTCCAAATTTTCCACACCATACTCACTGATCTTTTCACCGTTATCTTTTGCAATCTGACGCATTCTTACGTTATGATCTTTTGAACCTGTAAAATGATGAAGCGTTGTAATAAATTCCTCAGGTTTCACAAGGCGAAAATCAATTGAAATATCATATTCATATTGCAGGCGAACAGATACTTTTGTATCACCGCTTGCAATCACTTCAATCATATTATCAAATTGCAGCAAATGTTCACGTACTGCTGCTGGTTCTGTCGTTGCAATAATGAAGTCTAAATCTTTCACAGTCTCCCGAACGCGGCGCAAACTACCCGCGCGCGAAAAACGAATGACTTCTGCAATGTTCGACAATTTTTCTTCTATTTCCCCGGCAATAGGAAGTACCATTGCAATCGGTAAACGTTCAGGACGAGAACCAGCTTGCGCAATTGCTTCTAATATTTTCTCTTCCGTCTTCTTCCCAAACCCAGCAAGCTCCTGTACTTTCTTTTCTTCACAAGCTTGCTTTAATGTTTCCATGTCAACAACGCCCAGTTCTTTGTAAAGTTTCGCCACTTTCTTACCACCGAGTCCTGGAAGTTTTAATAATGGCAATAAGCTACTAGGCACTTCTTTTTCAAGCTCCTGCAATACTTCGGACGTTCCAGCTTCCATATATTCTTGAATAACTGCTGCAGTTCCTTTTCCGATGCCTGGAATCTTTGTGAAATCTTCAATTTCAGAAAGGCTGCGATCATCACTTTCTAATGCTGCTGCCGCTTTACGAAATGCGGATATTTTAAATGGATTCTCGCCTTTTAATTCCATAAAAAGGGCGATTGTTTCTAATAATTTAATCACTTGTTTTTTATTTACTTTCATACGTTCCCCGCCTTTCCTTCATAGAAAAAAACTTCTCTTTCCGAAAAAGAGAAGTTATACTCTGCTACCTGTCTGCCATAGTTCCTTCACCTTTTCAGAAAGAATCGGTGTATCGTCTACAATTATTTTGCTAATTGATGATTTTTGTAATGGTGTTTGCACTTGTTCAATCGGAAGAATCGTGCCAATAATAATTAAAACAAACAAAATAATGTATACTTCTAAAAAACCAAGAATTGCTCCAGCAAATGCATTAATTTGCTTTAACACTGGTATTTCCGCAAACATATTTAACAAATTACCAAGTAAGGAAAGTGCAATCTTTGTAACAATAAACAGTATAATAAACGCAATTGCTTGATAAAATACTGCCTCAATATTGTTTGCATCAATCCATTCTGGAACGGATACATTTTTATCAAACGGATACGGAATCATTTTCGCCAACGCTGGCGCTAAATCTTTACAGTACCAGTATGCAACAAGGTATGCGATAATAAAGCTTGTTAACTTTACAAGTTGTAGAATAAATCCTCTTCTTAAACCGAGGAAAAATCCCATAACAAGCAATAAAATGATAATGATATCAATCATGTTATTCCATTCCTTTTTGTCTCATACTTTCTTTCAGTTTTTCATGTTCTTCTTTTAATTTTATGTAATCGTGTATGACGTTTACCGCCGTCAATACCGCTAGTCTACTCGTATCAAGCGAAGGATTCTTGGCATTGAGTTCGCGCATTTTATCATCCACAATCGCTGCTACCATGCGGATATGACTTGTACTTTCATCGCCAACAACTGAGTACTGTTGACCATAGATTTCTACATTAATTCGACTTTTCTTTCCCTTTTGTTGTGACAACTCACCGGCCTCCAATCACGTACAGAATCCTAAAGTTTATCATACCATGAACTTTCCCAATATGGAAACAGAAAGAATAATCCGATATGATAAAAATAACACTATTGAAAAAGGAGCGACCATTTTGTCAAATTCTATCGTATTACAAACAAGTTCTACAGTCATTGAAGAGATGAAAAACCAATACAAACAAGCAATCAGTCCAACAGTTCCGCAAGGCGGTATCTTTATCGCGAAAGTACCATCTTGTACAATTACTGCTTATAAATCAGGAAAAGTTATGTTTCAAGGTGGACGTGCTATGGAAGAAGCAGCACGCTGGAAAAATCTTGTCCAATTACCAGCATCTCCTGCAAAAAAAACAGTACACGCACATCGATTCGCTCCGCCCGCTTTAATTGGAACAATGTCGATTATTGGTTCTGATGAAGTAGGTACTGGAGATTATTTTGGACCAATGACAGTTGTTGCTGCATATGTAGATGCAAAACAAATTCCACTTTTAAAAGAACTTGGTGTAAAAGATTCTAAAAACTTAAATGATGCTCAAATTACTGCCATTGCAAAACAACTTCTTACCGTCATTCCTTATAGCTCTCTCGTGCTTCATAATGAAAAATATAACGAGCTATTTGATAAAGGAAACAACCAGGGCAAACTAAAAGCTTTACTGCATAATAAAGCGATTATCAACTTATTAGCGAAAATTGCACCGACAAAACCAGACGGTATCTTAATCGATCAATTCACACAACCTGATACATACTATAAATATTTAGCAAACCAAAAACAGGTACAGCGTGACAATGTTTATTTTGCTACCAAAGGCGAAAGTATACATTTAGCTGTTGCAGCGGCATCTATTCTAGCTCGTTATTCATTCGTAAAACAATTTGATGAACTCAGTAAAAAAGCAGGTATGCAACTTCCAAAAGGTGCAGGCAAACAAGTGGATATTGCTGCCGCTAAACTCATTCAAAAATTAGGAAAAGAGCGTCTTCCTGAATTTGTGAAGCTTCACTTTGCTAATACAGAAAAAGCGTTTCGTTTATTGAAAAAATAGCTATATTTTAGTATCGACAATATGTAAACGAACTAAACAAAGAGAAAAGAAGTCTTATTTCTTTTCTCTTTTATTTTTTGTTATAATTAGAATATACAGAAATACCCACAACTTTAAACTCATATATAAAGGGTGATTTCATTGCTATTTTTACAAATAATTTTAAACATTTTGATAGGAAATCCATACGAAAAACAATTAAAGATTCGTGAGAACATACGATTACTAAATGAACACCCCGAGTTCAATTCAATATTGGAACGATATGGAAGATCTGTTTTACTAAAATTCCGAGTGAGAAAACATATTAGTAAATATGATGCCCAAACATTGATTCATAACCCAATACAACTTAAAAAATTTTGCAATGAGCTTGAAGATATTATTAAAAAATAACATCTTGATAACAACTAAGGAAAGACAGCAACGATAAAAAACTATTCAGTTTAAATGGATATTTTGAATAAAAAGGAGCCATGTGAAATGACTCATACGAAAGTAAAAAAATCACTATACATACTCGTCCATTTTATCAGTCCTCTTACTTACTTTATTATTTCCCTTATCTGAGGCATCCTTTTCACTTCTAAACCTCTTACGGAAAATATAACAGATAGTCTATGCATTATGGCGATATATTGCTTGTTCGTTAGCTTATTATGGTTTTTCTATTTTGAACACTTAGACAAAGACATAGATAAAATGATAAAAGAAATAAAAATAAAAACATATAAAAGGAGTCATTCGAACGAATGACTCCTTTTATATGTTAACTTCGCTTCTGTTTCTTATTTGATGAAGGTACTTTATAAGCACCTGTTTCATGCGTCGTTGTTCCTTGCCCTTCTACTTCTGGAGAACCTAAAACTGCTCGTGAAGGATCTTTTTTCACCTTTTTACTCATTCCTATTCACCCCTTCACGTTACTTTTTGCTTTTCAATAAAAATCTATACGAAAAAGCGAGAGGGCCTTCCTCTCGCTTTTTTCATATTTTAAAACTCCGCAGAACCTGGCGTTCTTGGGAATGGAATTACGTCACGGATATTCCCCATACCAGTGATGTACATTAAGAAACGTTCAAAGCCTAGACCGAATCCAGCGTGTTTTGTACCGCCGTATTTTCTAAGTTCTAAGTACCACCAGTAGTCTTCTTCTTTCATGCCTAATTCTTTGATTCTGTCTACTAAAACATCCATTCTTTCTTCACGTTGACTTCCGCCGATTAATTCGCCGATGCCAGGAACAAGAAGATCAGTAGCAGCTACTGTTTTACCATCATCGTTCATACGCATGTAGAATGCTTTAATATCTTTTGGATAGTCTGTTACGAATACAGGACGTTTAAAGACTTGTTCTGATAAATATCTTTCATGCTCTGTTTGTAAATCAATGCCCCATTCTACTGGGTATTTGAAGTCAGCACCTGATTCTTGAAGTACCTTAATTGCTTCTGTGTATGTGATGCGACCAAAGTCAGAGTTAATGACATTGTTCATGCGCTCAAGAACTGTTTTATCAACAAATTTGTTGAAGAATTCCATTTCTTCTGGTGCATGCTCTAACACGTATTTCATTGCATATTTTAGCATATCTTCTGTAAGATCCATTACATCTTCCAGTTCAGCAAATGCAATTTCCGGCTCCACCATCCAGAACTCAGCTGCATGACGAGTTGTGTTTGAGTTTTCCGCACGGAATGTAGGTCCGAATGTATATACATCACGGAACGCTAATGCATAAGCTTCAGCAGGAAGTTGACCACTTACTGTTAAGTTTGTTTCTCTACCGAAGAAGTCTTTCGAATCGTCTACTTGTCCATCTTCTCCTTTTGGTAGGTTGTTCATGTCATGTGTTGTTACGCGGAACATTTCACCTGCACCTTCTGTATCGCTACCAGTAATAATTGGTGTATGAACATGGACAAAGCCGCGCTCCTGGAAGAACTTATGAATCGCGTAAGCTGCGATAGAACGCACACGGAACGTTGCAGAGAATGCATTTGTTCTTGGACGTAAGTGAGCGATTGTACGTAAGTATTCAAACGTATGGCGTTTCTTTTGAAGTGGGTAATCAGAATCTGATAAGCCTTCAATTTCGATTTTTTCTGCTTTAATTTCAAATGGTTGTTTTGCAGTAGGTGTTGCAATGAACTTCCCTTCTACTCTAATAGAGGAGCTAAGCGGTAATTTTGTAATTTCCTTAAAGTTATCTAATTCTGTATCAAAAACGATTTGTACACTTTTAAAGAAGCTACCATCATTTAATTCGATAAAGCCAAATACTTTTGAATCACGTAAGTTACGAATCCAACCAGATACTTGCACTTTTTGATCTACATATTTATCTGTTTCTCTGTACAGACTTTTTACTAATGTGTTTTCCATAGTGAATGTCTCCTTTACGAATATTTAAATACAAAAAAACCTTTCATCCATAAAGGGACGAAAGGTTAAACTTCGCGGTACCACCCAATTTGTCATAAAGACCAACTTTCATTCGTATGTAATCCATACTTTCCAATTTGTAACAGGTCGGACTCCCGTCTAAGTCTACTCTTGAACAGTAACATTCAATTTCGGTTAGCAACTCCAAGGTGTTCTTCATATATACCGCCTCACCAGGCTCTCACCGTCCCTGATTCGCTATGGATTATAGTATATACTACTTTTCCTTATCATCGTCTTTCATTTTGTTAAACTAAAATTAATGTACTACATTCGCGGGAAAGATGCAAGACGTCAGAAAATATATCAGCTATTTTTCTATTGTTGATTCGATATAGAAAAATAGCTGCCCAACATCATTCATATAAGGTAAAATTTTAATCAGCGGGGAGCTTCATCCCCATTGATGATGAGCTCTCACCAACCCGGCTGTTACTGCCCTAAAATAGCGAGATAAAAAAATTGCCGGATTGATTCCGGCAATTTTTTTATTATTTACGTAACTCCGCACCAAATCTCTCTTCTACCACTGCTAATACACGGTTATGTGCTTCTGTTACTTCTTCGTCTGTTAATGTGCGTTCTGGATCAAAGTAATTCATAGAGAATGCAAGTGATTTCTTACCTTCTTCCATTTTTTCACCTTCGTATAGATCAAACAACGTTACTTCTTTTAGAAGTTCTCCGCCCGCTTCTGCAATAACTTTCTTCATTTCACCAGCTTTTACATCTTTTGCTACAACAACAGCCATATCACGTGTCATAGATGGAAAACGTGGAATTGTTGAGTAATACGTTTCTTCTACCTCTGCACTAAATAGTTTTACAAGAGAGAGTTCGAATACAAATGTATCTTTTACATCTAATTGTTTTTGTGCTTCTGGATGCAATTGACCGATAAAACCAATTACTTCGCCATGTAATAAGATATCAGCTGTACGACCTGGATGCATACCTTCACGTTTGGCTGGTGTATATGTGATATGATTTGTAACGCCAAGTACGTCAAATAATCCTTCTAATACTCCTTTTACAACAAAGAAGTCAACCACTTTCTTTTCACCTTGCCATGCATGATGAAGAGCAAGACCTGTCATAACACCCGCAAGATGCTGTTCTTCTTTTGGAAGCTCTCCTTCTGCTGTCGGTAAAAAGATAGAACCTACTTCATATAAAGCAACGCTATCATTTTTACGAGCAAGGTTGTAAGAAACTGCTTCTAACAATTGTGGTACTAAACTTAAACGAAGCTGACTACGCTCTTCACTCATTGGAAGTGCCAAGTTCACAGGAGTTTTTTCATTTGGTTCAACGATATATTGTTTCGCTTGATCCGCACTTGTTAATGAGTACGTAATTGCTTCGTATAAGCCAGCCCCTTCTAGGAAGCGGCGCACTTTACGACGTTTTGTTTGTGCTTCTGTTAACTGCCCACGTGTCATTGTACCTTTTGGAAGTGTTACTGGAATATGATCGTATCCATACAGACGTCCCACTTCTTCCACTAAGTCTTCTGCAATTGTAATGTCAGGACGACGAGACGGTACATTTATATGGAATGCTCCTTCTACTTCTGTGAATGGAAACTTTAAGTTTGTGAAAATTGTCCCCATTTCACTTGCAGTAATGTCTGTACCTAATACACGGTTGACTTTTTCTACTGTAATTGATACTGTATGTTCTTTTACTTGTAGGTTATCAACTTCTACTACACCTTCTAACGCTTCACCACCAGCGTATTTCACCATTAGAGCAGCGGCATGTTGAATCGCTTCAAACGTGCGTGTTGGGTCAATTCCTTTTTCAAAACGTGCACTTGATTCACTGCGAAGACCTAAATCTTTTGATGCACGGCGCACTGTTTGACTTGTAAAGTATGCAGCTTCAATTAGAACGTTGACTGTACCATTGGTAACTTCAGAATTTGCCCCGCCCATTACACCTGCAATACCTACTGCTTCGTTTCCATTTGTAATCACAAGGTGATGTGCTTGTAATGTACGTTCTTGATCGTCTAATGTTTGAATCTTCTCGCCCTCTTTTGCAAGACGAACAACGATTTGTTTTGAACCTAATTTATCATAATCAAATGCATGTAATGGTTGACCATATTCCATTAAAATGTAGTTTGTAATATCAACTACATTGCTAATCGGACGAATGCCAGCTGCCATAAGACGTGTTTGCATCCACATTGGCGACGGACCAATCTTTACATTTTTCACCATTTTTGCAATGTATAATGGATTCTCTTCTTTTGCTTCTACACTCACAGCAATATAATCCGATGTTTTTTCTGCTGACTCTTGTAAATCAATAGCTGGAAGTTTTACTTCGCGACCGTAAATAGCAGCTACTTCATAAGCAACACCTAACATATTTAAGCAATCCGCACGGTTTGGTGTTAAACCAAGTTCAAGAACTTCATCGTGTAAGTTTAGAATTTCAAGTGCATCCGCCCCCACTTCAACGTCACTTGGGAAGATGAAAATACCATCTGCATAATCCTTTGCAACTAGTTTCGCATCAATGCCAAGCTCTTGTAGAGAACAAACCATACCATGAGACGCTTCACCACGTAATTTTGCTTTTTTAATTTTGAAGTTACCAGGAAGAACAGCGCCAACTTTCGCAACTGGTACTTTTAATCCTTTTGCAATGTTAGGAGCACCGCAAATAATTTGTACGGGCTCTTCTTCACCGATATCGATTAAACATTTACTCAATTTATCAGCTTCTGGGTGTTTTTCACATTCTAATACGTGACCGACTACAACACCTTTTACACCTTTATTTAGTACTTCAACGCCTTCTACTTCAATACCACTTTTCGTGATTTTGTCTGCTAACTCTTGTGCTGTTACATCTTTAATATCTACATACTCTTGTAACCAACGATATGATACGAACATACTTATCCTCTCCTTCCCTTACGCTCGTTTGAATTGTTGTAAGAAACGTACATCATTTGTATAGAAATGACGAATGTCATCTACGCCGTATTTCAACATTGCGATACGCTCTGCACCCATACCGAATGCAAAACCTTGATATTCTTTTGAATCATAACCAGCCATTTCAAGTACGTTCGGGTGAACCATACCTGCGCCTAAAATTTCAATCCAGCCAGTTCCTTTACAAGTGCCGCAACCTTTACCATGACACATCATACAAGAAATATCCATCTCTACAGATGGCTCTGTGAATGGGAAGAAACTTGGACGAAGACGAATTTCACGATCTTCACCGAACATCTTTTTCACGAATACTTGAAGTGTACCTTTCAAATCACTCATACGAATATTTTTATCAATTACAAGACCTTCAATTTGCATGAACTGATGTGAGTGTGTCGCATCATCATCATCACGGCGATATACTTTACCCGGACAAATAATTTTAATCGGACCTTTTTCTTTATTGTTTTCCATTGTACGTGCTTGCACAGAAGATGTATGTGTACGTAGTAACGTTTCTTCTGTAATATAGAATGTATCTTGCATATCACGTGCTGGGTGATCTTTCGGTAAGTTTAATGCTTCGAAATTGTAGTAGTCTTTTTCTACTTCTGTTCCTTCAGCTACTTCATAACCCATACCGATAAATACATCTTCAATTTGTTCAACAACAGCTGTTAACGGATGGTGACAACCTGTTTCAACAGGACGACCTGGCAGTGTAACATCAATTGTTTCAGAAGCTAGTTTCGCTTCCATTACTGCTTTTTCTAAGTTGCTCACTTTTTCTTCTAGACGAGTTTGAATTGCTTCACGCACTTCATTTACTAATGCTCCCATACGTGGACGCTCTTCTGGGGATAATTTCCCCATGCCGCGTAATACTTCTGTAATCGGGCCTTTTTTA
The window above is part of the Bacillus cytotoxicus NVH 391-98 genome. Proteins encoded here:
- the asnS gene encoding asparagine--tRNA ligase, with the translated sequence MENTLVKSLYRETDKYVDQKVQVSGWIRNLRDSKVFGFIELNDGSFFKSVQIVFDTELDNFKEITKLPLSSSIRVEGKFIATPTAKQPFEIKAEKIEIEGLSDSDYPLQKKRHTFEYLRTIAHLRPRTNAFSATFRVRSIAAYAIHKFFQERGFVHVHTPIITGSDTEGAGEMFRVTTHDMNNLPKGEDGQVDDSKDFFGRETNLTVSGQLPAEAYALAFRDVYTFGPTFRAENSNTTRHAAEFWMVEPEIAFAELEDVMDLTEDMLKYAMKYVLEHAPEEMEFFNKFVDKTVLERMNNVINSDFGRITYTEAIKVLQESGADFKYPVEWGIDLQTEHERYLSEQVFKRPVFVTDYPKDIKAFYMRMNDDGKTVAATDLLVPGIGELIGGSQREERMDVLVDRIKELGMKEEDYWWYLELRKYGGTKHAGFGLGFERFLMYITGMGNIRDVIPFPRTPGSAEF
- the pheT gene encoding phenylalanine--tRNA ligase subunit beta; amino-acid sequence: MFVSYRWLQEYVDIKDVTAQELADKITKSGIEVEGVEVLNKGVKGVVVGHVLECEKHPEADKLSKCLIDIGEEEPVQIICGAPNIAKGLKVPVAKVGAVLPGNFKIKKAKLRGEASHGMVCSLQELGIDAKLVAKDYADGIFIFPSDVEVGADALEILNLHDEVLELGLTPNRADCLNMLGVAYEVAAIYGREVKLPAIDLQESAEKTSDYIAVSVEAKEENPLYIAKMVKNVKIGPSPMWMQTRLMAAGIRPISNVVDITNYILMEYGQPLHAFDYDKLGSKQIVVRLAKEGEKIQTLDDQERTLQAHHLVITNGNEAVGIAGVMGGANSEVTNGTVNVLIEAAYFTSQTVRRASKDLGLRSESSARFEKGIDPTRTFEAIQHAAALMVKYAGGEALEGVVEVDNLQVKEHTVSITVEKVNRVLGTDITASEMGTIFTNLKFPFTEVEGAFHINVPSRRPDITIAEDLVEEVGRLYGYDHIPVTLPKGTMTRGQLTEAQTKRRKVRRFLEGAGLYEAITYSLTSADQAKQYIVEPNEKTPVNLALPMSEERSQLRLSLVPQLLEAVSYNLARKNDSVALYEVGSIFLPTAEGELPKEEQHLAGVMTGLALHHAWQGEKKVVDFFVVKGVLEGLFDVLGVTNHITYTPAKREGMHPGRTADILLHGEVIGFIGQLHPEAQKQLDVKDTFVFELSLVKLFSAEVEETYYSTIPRFPSMTRDMAVVVAKDVKAGEMKKVIAEAGGELLKEVTLFDLYEGEKMEEGKKSLAFSMNYFDPERTLTDEEVTEAHNRVLAVVEERFGAELRK
- the pheS gene encoding phenylalanine--tRNA ligase subunit alpha, translated to MEARLKELKQKALKLIEEAKELKSLNDVRVAYLGKKGPITEVLRGMGKLSPEERPRMGALVNEVREAIQTRLEEKVSNLEKAVMEAKLASETIDVTLPGRPVETGCHHPLTAVVEQIEDVFIGMGYEVAEGTEVEKDYYNFEALNLPKDHPARDMQDTFYITEETLLRTHTSSVQARTMENNKEKGPIKIICPGKVYRRDDDDATHSHQFMQIEGLVIDKNIRMSDLKGTLQVFVKKMFGEDREIRLRPSFFPFTEPSVEMDISCMMCHGKGCGTCKGTGWIEILGAGMVHPNVLEMAGYDSKEYQGFAFGMGAERIAMLKYGVDDIRHFYTNDVRFLQQFKRA